In the genome of Streptomyces fagopyri, the window GCCCGGTTACGAAGCCGCGCTCTGAAGGAGCCCCCGGACGTAGGCGGCCTGGCCGACATGCTGCAGATCGTCGGCCAGGACGCTCACCAGCCGTACGCCGAGGGTGACCGCCGGGGTCCAGCGCTCGTCCACGACACGGTCGAGTTCCGCGGCGGTGAGCGCGCGCAGGAAGGCCAGCGTCTGGTCGTGCACGGCGTCGTAGTACCCGAGCAGCAGCTCACCCGATTCGACCCGGACCTCGGCCACCTTCCGGGGGCTGTGACCGTACCCCGTGTCGTGGCGCGGCAGGTCGAGCCCGAACCGCGTCTCCCAGCCCTGTGTCAGCCAGACCTGGTCGAGGCCGGCGGCCGCGGCGACATGGTCGTCCTGGACACGGCTGAGATGCCAGACCAGCCATGACACGGAGTTGACGCTCTCGACGGGACGCGCGTTGAGGGTCTCCGGGGGGAGTCCCTCGACGGCGGCGTGGACGTCTTCCTGGATGCGGCCGAACGCGTCGACGAGGATGTCCTTTGCGTGCATCCGTCCACCATCGCGCATCCCGCCGCCCCCTGCGCCCGGAAACCGGTTTCCGGGCGCCCCCGCGATCCACGGCCCGTGACGCGGGAGCGCGGGCGCGGTCCCGCGGACGGACGCGGGCGGGTGGGTGAACGCGGACGGGTGGGTGCGCGAGGTCCGCGCACCCACCCGTACCGACAGGATGCCGCTCTCAGACCCTGCGCCAGCGGGCCATGGCGAAGGAGAACAGACCGAAGAGGACGAGTCCGGCCGCGACGCACACCAGCAGCCACGGTCCCGCCGGGGTGCCGGCGAACGACCGGATCGTGTTGTCCATCCCCTTGGCCTGGTCCGGTTCGAACTCGACCGCCGCGCGGATGGCGAAGGACCCCGCCACGGCGAACACCAGCCCGCGCGCCGCGCCACCGCCCACTCCGGTGACGTCCACCAAGCGTCGGGTCCGCGTCGACATCTCGCCGAGCTTCAGCTTCTTGTGGTACTTGCGCAGGACGGCCCGGGTGCCGACCCACACGCCCGCCACGACGATCCCGGCCCCGGCCGCGCCCACGATCCACTGCCCGGCGGGCAGCCCCAGGACCTTCGCCGTCACGTCCTGCGACTGACGGTCGCTGGATCCGCTCCCGCTGCCGCGCGCGCCCGCCGCGAACGACAGCACGGAATAGGCGACGAAGGAGTAGAAGACGCACCGGCCGGCCGACAGCAGCCGCTTCTTGGCCTCACCGCCGTCAGGCCCCGCGGAACCGAAGACCACCTCGGACAGGCGCCACAGCGCCATGCCCACCAGCCCGAGGCCCAGCGCCCACAGCACCACGGCACCGAAGGGCTTCTGCGCGATCTCCGCGAGCGCGCCGCCGCGGTCCGCCTGCTTTCCGCTGTCCCCGAAGGCGATCTGCAATGCCAGTACGCCGACCAGCAGATAGATCACGCCCCGCGCGGTCAGACCGGCCCTCGCCGCGTACTCCGTCACCGGGCCCCGCGCCGCGCGCCGGGCCTGGATCCGTCCGGTCCGTGTCGTCGTACTCGCGTTCATGTAGACCTCCCGGTGTCCGGTTGCCCCCGCTCCGGGATGCCACACGCACGCGCGCGGCGCGACCGGGCCGGGCAGCCGGTGCCGAGGCGCCCGGCGCAGGCGCGTCGGGACCGGCCCGCGCTGGTGCGCCCGAGTCCGCAGGTCAGGGGTGGTCCGTCAGGGGTGGTCCGCCGGTTCGTGGATGCGCGCCGGTCCGCCGGTGTCAGC includes:
- a CDS encoding DUF1206 domain-containing protein; translation: MNASTTTRTGRIQARRAARGPVTEYAARAGLTARGVIYLLVGVLALQIAFGDSGKQADRGGALAEIAQKPFGAVVLWALGLGLVGMALWRLSEVVFGSAGPDGGEAKKRLLSAGRCVFYSFVAYSVLSFAAGARGSGSGSSDRQSQDVTAKVLGLPAGQWIVGAAGAGIVVAGVWVGTRAVLRKYHKKLKLGEMSTRTRRLVDVTGVGGGAARGLVFAVAGSFAIRAAVEFEPDQAKGMDNTIRSFAGTPAGPWLLVCVAAGLVLFGLFSFAMARWRRV
- a CDS encoding mycothiol transferase, which gives rise to MHAKDILVDAFGRIQEDVHAAVEGLPPETLNARPVESVNSVSWLVWHLSRVQDDHVAAAAGLDQVWLTQGWETRFGLDLPRHDTGYGHSPRKVAEVRVESGELLLGYYDAVHDQTLAFLRALTAAELDRVVDERWTPAVTLGVRLVSVLADDLQHVGQAAYVRGLLQSAAS